CAAGGTCTACGGCGCGCTGCGGGCGCTCCCAGGTCTGCCGATTCCGGTCTTTGGCGAACGGCCGTTGGGCTTCGGCGGGTTCCCGGTGCCGGGCTTCGGCGCATGGCCGGCGCCCGCTCCGTTCCCGCAGAATGATCGCCTCGACCCAGGGCACAGCTGGACGGTCAGCACGAACAGCATCCTCCCGGTCGCGCTCTTCTGGAACCTTGCCCAGACCGGCTTCTGGTATGACTTCGAGATCACCAGCAGCACGGACCGCAGCTTCGTGCGTCGCATCGCCGGGCGTATCGAAACCGGCCGTCACTCGGTGAGCGATCCTGCGATGGGGATGATCGACGTCTTCTGATCGAAGATGAGAGGTTGAGAGGCACCGGGCATTAGCCCGGTGCCTCTCGTGCATTGAGGGAATCGGTGAATCGGTGAATTGTTGAATCGGGGAGTCGACCCAGGGCCATTCGAAGGTCACTGGCATCATTGCCACATGCCCCTCGGGCATGCTCCGTGCAACTTCACTAGCGTTGGCCCCCCAGGGTCATGCTTATTCGCCCCTCATCGATATGGACACCATCCACAACCGGGCTCGCCCGGCGCCGCCGCCGTCCGGGGAACCCGCCTTCACTGGCTTCGTGCGGGTGCGCGGTGCTCGCGAACACAATCTGAAAAACATCGATGTGCAGATTCCGCGTGATGCGCTGGTCGTCTTCACTGGCGTGTCCGGATCGGGCAAATCATCGCTGGCATTTGGAACGTTGTACGCCGAAGCGCAGCGGCGCTATTTCGAATCGGTCGCGCCGTATGCCCGGCGTCTGATCGAGCAGGTTGGCGTGCCCGAAGTGGACGCCATTGAAGGCCTGCCGCCCGCGGTCGCGTTGCAGCAGCAGCGCGGCACGCCGAGCGCGCGCTCGTCGGTTGGCAGCGTGACCACGCTGTCGAGTCTCGTGCGCATGCTCTATTCGCGCACGGGCGACTACCCGCCGAAGCAGCCCATGCTGTTCGCCGAGGATTTCTCGCCGAACACGGTGCAAGGCGCCTGTCCGACTTGCCATGGACTTGGCCGCGTGTACGAGGTCACCGAAAAATCGATGGTGCCCGACGACTCGCTGACCATCCGCGAGCGCGCAATCGCTGCATGGCCGCCCGCGTGGCACGGACAAAACCTGCGCGACATTCTGGTGACCCTTGGCTACGACGTCGATAAGCCGTGGCGCGATTTGCCAAAGAAAGACCGCGACTGGATTCTCTTCACCGACGAACAGCCGACTGCGCCCGTCTACGCCGGACTCACACCGAAAGAAACGCGTGCCGCGCTCAAGCGCAAGGACGAGCCAAGCTATCAAGGCACATTCACCGGTGCACGCCGCTATGTGCTGCACACTTTCGCGAACACGCAAAGCGCGCTGATGAAAAAGCGCGTGTCGCAATTCATGATCGGCAGCGTCTGTCCGGCCTGTCAAGGCAAGCGGCTCAAGAAGGAAGCGCTGTCGGTGAAATTCGCCGGGCTCGATATCGGCGCGTTCGCTCAGTTGCCGCTAGCCAGACTTGCCGGGATGCTCGAGCCGATCGCGCGCGGCGAATGGCCCGAGCCGGATGCCGCTCATTCGGGTAAAGGCGTCGGCAAAGGCAGCGTGCTCAGCAGAAGCGCGATGCGCGATGCCGTCGATAAACGGATCGCTGCAGGCGGGTCCGCGCATAAAGCCTCGCCCGACGTGCGGCGCACACCCAACCTGTCCGAGGAAAAACGCGTCGCCGCGCAACGCATTGCGGCCGAATTGCTCGAACGCCTGACGACGCTGGTCGATCTGGGCCTGGGGTATCTCGCGCTGGAGCGCAGTACGCCCACCCTGTCATCCGGCGAACTGCAGCGCTTGCGACTCGCCACGCAGTTATCGTCGCAGTTGTTCGGCGTCGTGTATGTGCTCGACGAGCCATCGGCCGGC
The genomic region above belongs to Paraburkholderia edwinii and contains:
- a CDS encoding excinuclease ABC subunit UvrA, producing the protein MDTIHNRARPAPPPSGEPAFTGFVRVRGAREHNLKNIDVQIPRDALVVFTGVSGSGKSSLAFGTLYAEAQRRYFESVAPYARRLIEQVGVPEVDAIEGLPPAVALQQQRGTPSARSSVGSVTTLSSLVRMLYSRTGDYPPKQPMLFAEDFSPNTVQGACPTCHGLGRVYEVTEKSMVPDDSLTIRERAIAAWPPAWHGQNLRDILVTLGYDVDKPWRDLPKKDRDWILFTDEQPTAPVYAGLTPKETRAALKRKDEPSYQGTFTGARRYVLHTFANTQSALMKKRVSQFMIGSVCPACQGKRLKKEALSVKFAGLDIGAFAQLPLARLAGMLEPIARGEWPEPDAAHSGKGVGKGSVLSRSAMRDAVDKRIAAGGSAHKASPDVRRTPNLSEEKRVAAQRIAAELLERLTTLVDLGLGYLALERSTPTLSSGELQRLRLATQLSSQLFGVVYVLDEPSAGLHPADGEALFSALQSLKAAGNSLFVVEHDLQVMRRADWLVDVGPAAGEAGGHVVYSGPPAGLAKIEASHTRRHLFAPPAPVARVTREPAGWLRLVGITRNNLHGLDAAFPLGCLTAVTGVSGSGKSSLVSQALPELVASHLGRAFEKPDDDEQDPLLAGASAPTGGRIAEGMDALRRLVRVDQKPIGRTPRSNLATYTGLFDHVRKLFADTPLARKRRYGAGRFSFNAVQGRCPTCEGEGFVSVELLFLPSVYAPCSTCGGTRYNTQTLEVTWRDKNIAEVLGLTVDAACDFFADEASVMRALNVLRDIGLGYLRLGQPATELSGGEAQRIKLATELQRAQRGDTLYILDEPTTGLHPADVDRLMVQLQGLVDAGNTVVVVEHDMRVAAQSDWVVDVGPGAGGAGGKIVASGTPGQVVRAKESRTAEYLRQHLVV